The DNA region AGGAATGAAGCTTAAGCAGATATCCGTCTTTCTGGAAAACAAGGTCGGAAGACTGGCGGAGGTGACTAAACTTTTAGGCGATGCGGGGATAAACCTGAGGGCGCTATCGTTGGCGGATACGATCGACTTCGGCGTGCTGCGGCTCATCGTGGATAACCCCGAAAAAGCTCTCGATGTCTTGAAGGAAAATGGTTTCACCGCTTCCCAGACCGATGTTCTGGGTGTTGAGGTGCCGGATAGACCTGGGGGATTGGCGGGAATACTTCAGTTACTCGCTCCAGAGGGGATAAACGTCGAATACATGTACGCGTTCGTCGAGAAATCCGGGGATAACGCCCTTGTGGTCTTTAGGGTGGAGGAGGTGGATAAAACGATAGATCTGCTTCAGAAGGCGGGCGTTAAGCTGGTGAGCACGGAGGATCTCTATGAGCTTTAGAGGGTGACCTCTCGTGAGGAGGAGGGAGGACAGTTTGGATTCGCTCATATTATCGTTAAGTGTAGCAGAGATCCGAGAGGTCA from Candidatus Poribacteria bacterium includes:
- a CDS encoding ACT domain-containing protein; translation: MKLKQISVFLENKVGRLAEVTKLLGDAGINLRALSLADTIDFGVLRLIVDNPEKALDVLKENGFTASQTDVLGVEVPDRPGGLAGILQLLAPEGINVEYMYAFVEKSGDNALVVFRVEEVDKTIDLLQKAGVKLVSTEDLYEL